The following DNA comes from Nocardioides panzhihuensis.
AGCGGGCAGAAGGCCAGGTCGAGGTGGTACATGCCGGCGTGGGTCGTGCGCACGCCCAGCACCCGCACGTGCATCTCGGCCGCCAGCGTCTTCAGCGCCATCTCGTCGGTGCGCGGCCCGGTGCCGGCGACCAGGTGGCCGGCGAACGGGAAGACGTCCCCCGCCTCGAAGGTCGGCCCGATGCCGTCCTTGCCGACGTACGCCGTCCCCCAACCGTTCGCGGCGAACCACTCGACCGCGGTGAGCGTCTCGTTGCGGCGCTCGGGGAAGCGCATGTGGGAGAGGAGCACGTGGCGCCTGCCGAAGCGGAGCCCGAGGCGATCGGCACTGTCGTCTGCAAGGGTGGCCGCGAAGCCGAGGTTCATCGCGTAGACCATGTCGGGGCTGTCCTCACGGGGCGCGATGACGTCGACGCGCCCGCCGAGCTCCTCGATGGTCGCCCTGAGGGTGTCCCACTGCGCGCGAGCACGGACCGGATCCGGCTGGATCTCGGTGTCCATGAACGGGTTGATGGCGTAGTCGATGCGGTAGTGCGTCGGCTCGGTCATCAGGTAGTGACGTCCCCAGCTCAGCGATGTGCTCACTCGTTAACCCCTCTCAACTCTGATCGTAAGATCGTCCGATTGCCTGATTGACTGATTGTCAGACAATCCTCTGCCGATAGGTTAGTACACGAACGGTCAGCACCGGAAGACAGCGCAGGTAGGACAATGGGGCCCATGTTCGAGTCGCTCACCCTGGACGAACCGGCCTCGACGGTCGACCGAGTCGCCGACGAGCTCCGCCGGGCGGTGTTCGAGGGCGAGCTCGAGTCCGGCACGCCGCTGCGCGAGCACGGTCTCGCCGAGTCCCTGGGGGTAGGC
Coding sequences within:
- a CDS encoding arginine deiminase family protein, which codes for MSTSLSWGRHYLMTEPTHYRIDYAINPFMDTEIQPDPVRARAQWDTLRATIEELGGRVDVIAPREDSPDMVYAMNLGFAATLADDSADRLGLRFGRRHVLLSHMRFPERRNETLTAVEWFAANGWGTAYVGKDGIGPTFEAGDVFPFAGHLVAGTGPRTDEMALKTLAAEMHVRVLGVRTTHAGMYHLDLAFCPLDERRAIICPDALAPESAQALLDLIPEPLVITEEEALSTFAANSIVIGRTIVMPSCPDRIRAVLEGWGFTIRIVDMSELHLGGGSVRCVTNPLDIVVGRDVPVVYGGEVIPT